The Candidatus Stygibacter australis genome segment CAGCATCACTTTTATCATTATCAATTAACAATGAAAATATATAATTCGTCAGAAAAAATAACTCAATCTCGTTCCCATCTGCTAATTCCTCATAATCATCTATAAATTCTTCTGCTATTTCACTAAATTTTTTTACTATAATCCCTCTTATATATCCAGTATCTAATCCATGCTTGCTATATAGATCGGATAATACCTCTAAACCATACTGCTTGATATTATCAAACTGCTCTGTTAATAACCTGTAATTTATATAATCATTGCTAATATCAAAGGAACTCAAATTACCATGATGACGTAATACTACTTGAAAGGCAATATATGCCAGCAACCCATCTTCTAACTCATGCAAAACTATATTATATGTTACTATTGCTGATATCAAACTGTGATGCGTATAGTTGGAACCTTTCCTTTCCCCGCGTAGATATTCCTGAAACCAGGTAGTTGCTTTGCCAAAATCATGCATTAAACCAATTATTTCTACCAGTCTAATTAATATTGGTTTTGAAAAAATTAATTCCAGGCTGTGCCTTCTCACTTCTTCAACCATTAGACTGCTTACATTTTCCAAATGCTCGATTAACAGCTTTTCAGCATAGCCTTCTTCTGCAGGATGAGATAGCATTTTTCTCCCGATTTTAACCCCCTTTCCGATGTTTCAATCTAATAAAATGATATTATGCTGCCGCCTATTTTATAACAGTTCTTGAATTCTCCTGTCAGTCGTTGACCTGTTTTCTCAAATATCACATCTTTTACTGTTATTGGCTCTCGTCCTACTAAACCCCGCGTCTCTATTTTCCTGAAATCAATTGGTATTTGATCGGTTAATAATTGAATATTACTTGTCAAGTCCATCTCAGAAATATTCTCTTTCAAGCACATGGTATCTACTCTATCAGAAGTTACCAGATATTCAATTTCTTCACGTTTATATAAGTGTATTTCACTGATTTCTGCCTTGAATTGCCGCTGCCCTAAATAGACACCATATCCATAATTACCAACAGATAATGCTCCTTCAAGTTCTCTCATCATCTCATTTTTAGATTTACCACCAATATAGATTATATATTCGATCATTCCTCCAGGAGGACCCATTAATAACTCAATCTTGCACTGCGAATGCTGAAACTTACCCTTTCCCGAGGTAATTAATTGATAGTATTTGCTATGAAGATTATTCAAAGAATGAGTCTGTTTGCGAATCACTAATCCTTGAGGTATCTGAACAGAAATGCTTAAATTTTCTTCTGACATCAGATCATAATATTCGTCTCTGGGTATTTTGAGAATGGAAGCTAACATGCCAATAATAGCAGTGCGTGGAGGAATTAGATAGGATAAAGATGAAGAATTAGTGTAAAACTTGCTGTAATGCCCAAATTTTCCTGAAAGCTTGAAAGAGATTATCCTTTCAATTCTATTATCCATTACTTCTCCCTATATTGTTAATTCTGTGATTTTACCTTCAAACTCTTTCTGGAATTCATCCCAGTCTTTTATTTGAAATTTATCATCCTTCCATACAATTATTTTGTTTAATTTGTGATCTTTCAAATACTCCGTCAAAGCTCCAATAGCTAATTGATAATCCTCAGTACTTCTTACATTGAACTTGTTCTCTATCTTATATTCCAAACTTAGGTATTCACGCAAGTCTTTAAGTAACTTTTCTTTATCACTCAGTTCTACCCGAATATATAATCTGGGAGTCTGACCTATCTTTGATCTTGTCCGCGCAAGTGGTATGGCTTTTACTATTGCCTCATCAAATCCTGCAATATCCTCTTGAGTCAAATTTGTTCCATCTGTAGTATAGGCATTAATACTGCCATTAAATGCTATTAATGAATACTTTACCCTGAAATCTTTGCCAACTCCTTCGCCAGAACTAAAGCTTGATGTTATCGTAGAACTTTCATTTATCTCCACTGGATTTAAAGAATAACCCCAATTAAACTGCACCGGTCCTACTAAATGCGTGTTTGCTCCACTGGAAGCGAATACTGCCCCAAATAGCCTGACATCTATTAAATCTGTATATTCCATTTTTTTTGCCTTGAGTTGTTTCCCTCGTTCTTCGGCTTTCGCAGCTTTATTTGTTACGAATATTTCCTGCTTTTTCACTGTTTCATAATAATCGCGTATATACCTCTTTAACCTGACATCACTTACCAGATTTGTATCTGTATCATAATCCATCCGAGGTTTGTTCTCATTATCCATGTCACCATTCGGATTAGTCATCTTTGCATCGTAGATAAATAATATCTCACTATTTCTTTCAACTTTCATCTTCTTCCTCCCTTGTTTTGTTTTCACCCTTTTCTCTTTTCTCTTTGCCATACTTTATTCCCAGGTAATCTTGATATGATAATCCTGTTAATATATAAAAAACTACTTCGTCATTCTTTAATCCAGAATTTTCTATATTTTGCAATCTGTCTGTGATGTTTCCCCAGATATCTTGTCTGAGATATTTTAAATCCTTTTTATAAATCTCCGCAAACTCTCTTACCTGATTAAAAAAATTCGGTACCCGCCTTACATTCATTCCAGTTAAATTCATCTTTCTCAGTATATTAGATTTCTTATCTCTTTGAGCATATTTGATTCTGGATATTATTGTTCCTAATAAAAACAAACCTTGTCGATAGTAATTATCTCCGTAAATCTCTGCATGGGTATTAAAAAAATCAGTGTATTCTTCCTGATTTATCTCCGTTACTGCATTACCTGGCTTCATAGCTTCTCCTTCTCGTATTTGATTGATCTCATTAAACACCGCTAATCCTAAAACCATCTTGAATGGTGATAAATTATCCATTTTATCTCGGTGCATCCTTTTCTTATAAATTGCTACAAAATTACTGATCAATTCATTATAACTCGATTTTCTGTCACATAAAAATCGATCCAGAAACTCTACTAATTTGCGACCCAATACTTTGTAATCCGGATTCTTTGGTTCTGAATACCAGGACGGAAAAAGGTAATTTCTCATGTCTTCTAAAGTTAAGCTGTTATTACCAGTTTTATGTTCCAGCAAATCTAAATCATATTTCTCTGATATACTATCAAATTTCGCTAATTTATCTAATAAAGATAATAGCTCTACATTAGATATCAACCTTAATATATCAAACTGCTGAGAACCTAAAGGATGATAATAAAACATGATATCAAAAGTTAATTTCTTTTTATTAGATGCTTTTAATATTGCCTTTAACTTGTTAATATCATCCTTATAATTTCGCTTTGTTGTTTTCAATATCTCGATTATTTTCTTATATAAAGATATATCGATATTATCACCTACATCTTTCGGTATCAAATATACCGTCATATCAAATAAATAATCCCGCAAGTCACTCTCTACTGTCTTCATCCCCGTAAGTACTTCTATAAGGCAATCTTCGCAGATGGAAAACGACTTATAAGCGTTTGTGTTAGAAACATTCTCAAAGTTTAGGGGATTAGTTGTACCATAAAACTTCATTAACAAAGGGATGTCCTGGATTATTTCTTTTTCACTTTGGCAGATATGACAATACTTCTGCCCCTTACCCCTCTCAATTGAAAATCTTTTAACTAAATCATAGTAACAGAGATTTATATAATCTGCTGCGTATTTGCCATTTTCATATTCTAGGATAGTTTCTCCATTAAAAGTAACAATATATATTGAAGAAAATTTATCAAGGCTCTTAGATTCCCGATTGTAAAATATCTTGTTCAGCAACCTGTAATAGATATCCTCAGTATTTGGATTTTTGCCTGGCTTACACTTTGACTGTTCTGATCCAAATATTTCTCCAAATACCTTCCTCTGAGCTGGCTCTAATTTATTTTCATCTAAAGATATTCCCTCTTCATTTTGATAAAATTCATCAAATATCTTGGCTAAAAGAAGTAAATACTCATTACTGATATTATTCTCAAACCACTTAGATGACTTCTTTTTACTCTTTTTATCTTTTATATATTCAATTGACCCTTGAAATGTTGCACTAATAAAAGTTCCTAAATTATTCGTCATTAGAAACTTTTTACTATCGCCTGGATTAGCGAGACCAAACGCAAATATACTCTCCCGATGATCCCGAGAGAGTTCTATTTCAGATAATCTGAATTCAAAAACGCCTTTCTCAAGATCAAAATTTAAGCAGATAGCTCTGCCACCGAGTAACGCCTTTTCATTTTTATCAGTCTTTGCTCTGGGAACTTTTGATAGATTATCTAAAAGTAATTTTCGTTTATCAGCTTCTATACTCATATTATAATATCCAGCTTTCTCTAATACACTATGACCCAATAATCTAAAACTATTTATCATCCTTCCTCCTCTACTCTCTCCACTACCCCAAATCCTCGCGCACTTTGTTTACCAATGCCCAAATATTGCGGTATCTTGAAATTGGTTGTGAATTCTCCCGTGAAACAGACCATTTTACGGTTTTTGAAGTTCACTAATTTTTCTTTGAAATAACCTTCAACTTTCACGTTCTCGATGTCTTCTATCCAATAACCAAAACCTTTACATAATGACTTTAAATTCTCCCGCAAAAGTAATTTCAAGAATTGCTGCTGCTCTACTTTGTTCTTCTCGCGATATAAAATGTAATTATCCTGATTTAGAGCCATCCAGGGTGAAGCAAACCGGTAACTGATAAATTCTTCACATTCACCCAGTTCCTGCTCCTTCAGCATTATCTCTTTTTCAGGTAATTGATATTTCCGCTCATTAATGATCAGTTCATCAAGTTCAAAGAAAAGGCTTTTTATCAATTCTATTCCCTCTTTAATTCCGATCAAGGCAGGATGTCCTTTAATTACGCGATATTGGATTACAGGATATTTATAAGAAAAACTGCCATCAGGAAGATGATTATGAAATTCAATATTTTCTGAAAAATGTCTTGAGAAAAACCCCCGTAACTTAGGCAAATCTGAAACGTTAAACCCTACTGTTGTAAACTCAAGTTTTATCATCTTTATTAACAATTTCCACCTCACTTCATCTTGTTTGTATAGAACCTTAATAGGTCTTGTTTTTATTTTCTGTCAAGTTAAATATTACATTTCTATCTGTTCGCAAACCGAGACTGTTCAATTCTCACCAGCCAAACCTTGGGAAGTTCTAAAGAAATCATTGCGAAGGTGCAAGACCATTCGCAAGGTCACAGAAATATCAATAAATTTCACCAGTTCTCTCATAAAACACATGTATATCCCCGTCAAGATAGCAGAATTTAGGAGAAACAACAAAGTACAATCTAAACAAAAAAATGTCAGTACTGCTTTGTTGTTCCACTTCTAAGGTGGTTTGAGGGGATTATGGATGAGTGATGTTTCTGGAAATGCGATTATGAGGTGGTTTAGTGAAATTTTGGCAAGTAATTTTTAGTAGGGAGAGATATTTTATCAAGAGAATTAGCTGAAATTGAGCAAAATTAAAGAAAAGTTAAGTTACAAGCAGTAAAATGTCTGCAACTGATATATACGATAGATATAAAGTGAAGAGCTGTTTATTTTTGCAGTTCGTAAAATTCCACGCGGCGATTTAGTGCTCTACCTGCGGGGGTGGAATTCGTGGCAACAGGATTCTGATGTCCCATAGCAGAAGTCACCAGTCTGGTGGGTGCAATCCCTCTATCCACCAGCATTTGTTTAACAGCCATAGAACGTTTTTTGGACATTCTCAGATTGACTGAATCAGATCCGGTATTATCAGTAAAACCTCTGATCTCTAAAACCAGATCAGGATTCTTTTTCATTGCTTCCGCAACGTATTTAATGACATCTTTGGAAGAACTTGTCGGTTTGATACTATTAAATTGAAAAGTTACCGCATCAATATTAACCAGATCCACATGCTCGATAACACCACGGCCAAATTTAATTACCAGTTCCAGCCCCAGTTCAGTAATATTATCAGGAGATTCACCATCTCCCAGCAGATTATCTGTATCACCGAATATTAATGCTCTTTTATAATTGAGATTTATTGAGACATGTTCGCTTAGTCTATTTTCCAGTCCAATGCCAGCAAAAGCATAGAGATTATTATACTTTTTATCATAATTAAAATCATCCGCTTCCGAAGCATCTTCATTTGTAACCTGCCACTGCATATTGCCGAGTCCAACTTTTAGAAATGGGTTCGATCCTAAATTTGGCAGCAGATTGTAGCGGAAAGCAAAATCAAAGTTAATTATCTCTGTATCAGCATTAAGGATGCTGGCCGAAGTCCAGGCAGTAAATCCTGAGGTTTCAGAATCGCTGGGAGAAGTTTTTCCATAATTACCAGAAAGTTCCAGGGCAAAATTAGGAGTATAATTATATCCTATTCTCCCGCCAAAATTAAATTTTGCAATAGAACCTGGGGCATCATTTCCTGCCAGGCGGAAAAGATTGATATTTATACTGGTATAATAAGGATATTTTTTCATCTGATAGCGCGTAGCAGCAGAAAGTGATGATATCAACATAAAAACTATAATAAAGACCAAATACTTTTTCATAACTTTCCTTCCTCAAACAGATATTTCAGGCGTTTTATAATTGCCTGATGATGATCACCCTCCCAGTAAATATGTCCGCAAAACCTGCAGATCATGAAACGGGAGTTATGTGTCAACACATACTCAGGTACAAAGTTGATTATTTTTTTTTTATCAATCTCGTAAAGTATTTTATTACATAATGAGCATCTGGAGAAAATTATCGAAGGATCAAATTTTAAAATTGATCTGATTTCAAGTAATTGTTGATCTACATGGACTGCTCTTATCCGGATGATATGATTATCTGTTTTCTGCTTTGATTCACCAATGGATCTGGTGAGTATGATCCTGTTCTCACGGGCAGCTATCCGGCACAAATTGTGAAAGCTGATCTGATTATAAATAGCAGCGTCATAACCAAGTAAGCGAAGATCGCGAGCAAGTTTAGAAAGATTTTCTCTAAGCAGAAAGCGTGGGAGTTTGGTTTCCTTTGTCAATCTCGTGAACCTCTTAAGATCACCAGACGCAGGAACTGGGCGAGAGCTATAGTTGAACCAAGATTAGCGGTGGGCACCAGTCCTCCCAGAATTTTTACCGGCATGTGATCAGTGAAATTTTCCAGTTTCAAAGAATTCTGTTATTTCGGGAATATTGGCATCTTCTACAGCTTCAAGGCTGCCATGATAAAGCATCTTTCCTTTATGTAAGAAAATAATGGAATCAGCAATTCTATGGATACTGGCAAGCTCATGAGTTACTATCACAATTGCCATATTGAGTTTTTCTTTAAGATTAAGTATTAATCTATCCAGATCAGCACTGGTGATAGGATCCAGCCCGGCAGAAGGTTCATCGCAAAAGAGCAGATCAGGATCAAGTGCAATAGCTCTTGCCAGGGCAACCCGCTTTTTCATACCGCCAGAAAGTTCAGAAGGTTTCAGGTATTTTGCATAAGCCAGATTAACCAGTTCCAATTTAAGATTAATTATCCTGTCTTTGATAACGTCAGGCAATTTAGTATGCTGCTCAAGGGGGATAGCCAGATTCTCAGCAACCGAGATAGAATTCAGCAGAGCTCCTCCCTGAAAAAGAACACCAATCTTTTTGAGGATCAAATTATATTCTGGTTCATCCATAGTAGTGATTTCCTGATCAAATATCTTCACACTGCCAGAATACGGTTCGTATAAGCGGAGAATATTTTTAAGCAGGGTAGTTTTTCCGCAACCGCTGCTGCCCAGAATTACAGTAATTTCTCCAGCTTTGATATCGACACTAATATCATTAAGTACGGTTCTTTCACCGTATTTGGCGACCAGGTTTCTTACTTCAATTATATTTTTTTCCATTTTAATAATAAAATATCAAGCTGTTAATTGCGTCCAGCACGATTATCCAGAATATGGAGGCAACCACAGATGCAGTGGTTACTTTTCCCACGCCTTCTGCTCCACCCTTCACATTCAATCCGTAATACACGCCTATTATCACGATCACCCAGGAGAATACTATGCTCTTGCCAATGGCAATACTGAAATCCCTTAATGAGGATATAGCAAATACTCTTGACCAGAAAAGTCCTGGGGCAATATTAAGATAATAAGTTCCGATTATCGCTCCGCCCAGCACTCCAACAAACATCGATAACGTCACCAGAAGCGGCATGCAGATGGTCATGGCATGAAATTTGGGAACCACTATAAATCTGATAGGGTTCAATGCCATCATCTTTAGCGCGTCAATCTCTTCAGTCACGGTCATTGTGGCAATTTCTGAGGCAATTGCAGAGCCACTTCTGCCGGAAACCATGATCGCAGTAAGCATTGGTCCCATCTCAGTGATCATGGTAACGGAAATCAGGTCAGCCAGATATATATCAGCGCCAAACTGATGAAGTTGTGCTGCAGATTGCAAGGACAGGATCAATCCGAGAATAAATGACAACAGCCCAATAATCGGAATGGCATCTATTCCTATCAGAAGCATCTGCTGAGCAACAGAATCTTTCCTTTGACCTTTATGATTAAAAATACCCACTACAGACCAGTATAAAATATCGGAAACCAGATACATCACCTCTTTAGATCGCTCCAGGGTTTTGAATATCAGGTCTCCAGTATTCTCAAAAAAACCAGGTTGAACAGGTTCAACGATCTCTTCGTCAAGATCACTTTTAAAGGCCTGGAGAGTAAATTCTATTTCAGAAGATATATTTATAAATTCAGCATTTTTAAATTGAGAATGGAGATATTCTATGAATACCACGCCAGAACTGTCAATTCTCTCAACCTGGGCAAAATCAAAAGATTTCAGTTCTTTGGTATTCTGTTTATCAAGCTGCTGCATTATAAGATGAATCGTCTCTTTATTAAGAGGCTCCTCAAAGATCACAGTTTTCTCAGAAATATTCATGATTTAGCGTAATAGATAGGTAAACCGTAAAAATAGACTTTGCTGGGTGGAAATATAATCTTCCAGGGCATCAGATTCTCGAGTATAGAACTTCAGTCGATAATCCAGGGAAATATATTTGAATAATTTCACATTTAGGATATTCTCAATATCCATAGTATAATTCTTATCTGCTGCAAATGGGAAAAGGAAATCTGCTGTCAGAGAGTAATTAATATTTCCTAAAATCTGCAAATCACCAACCATTGAGGCTTCGATTCCTTCATAATAACTCGATTCTTCTTCAGAATATACTTTATATGTGATATCTGTGTCAGGATCTATCCAGTCTGTGGAA includes the following:
- a CDS encoding CRISPR-associated endonuclease Cas3''; its protein translation is MLSHPAEEGYAEKLLIEHLENVSSLMVEEVRRHSLELIFSKPILIRLVEIIGLMHDFGKATTWFQEYLRGERKGSNYTHHSLISAIVTYNIVLHELEDGLLAYIAFQVVLRHHGNLSSFDISNDYINYRLLTEQFDNIKQYGLEVLSDLYSKHGLDTGYIRGIIVKKFSEIAEEFIDDYEELADGNEIELFFLTNYIFSLLIDNDKSDA
- the cas5 gene encoding CRISPR-associated protein Cas5, producing MDNRIERIISFKLSGKFGHYSKFYTNSSSLSYLIPPRTAIIGMLASILKIPRDEYYDLMSEENLSISVQIPQGLVIRKQTHSLNNLHSKYYQLITSGKGKFQHSQCKIELLMGPPGGMIEYIIYIGGKSKNEMMRELEGALSVGNYGYGVYLGQRQFKAEISEIHLYKREEIEYLVTSDRVDTMCLKENISEMDLTSNIQLLTDQIPIDFRKIETRGLVGREPITVKDVIFEKTGQRLTGEFKNCYKIGGSIISFY
- the cas7b gene encoding type I-B CRISPR-associated protein Cas7/Csh2; translated protein: MKVERNSEILFIYDAKMTNPNGDMDNENKPRMDYDTDTNLVSDVRLKRYIRDYYETVKKQEIFVTNKAAKAEERGKQLKAKKMEYTDLIDVRLFGAVFASSGANTHLVGPVQFNWGYSLNPVEINESSTITSSFSSGEGVGKDFRVKYSLIAFNGSINAYTTDGTNLTQEDIAGFDEAIVKAIPLARTRSKIGQTPRLYIRVELSDKEKLLKDLREYLSLEYKIENKFNVRSTEDYQLAIGALTEYLKDHKLNKIIVWKDDKFQIKDWDEFQKEFEGKITELTI
- a CDS encoding TM1802 family CRISPR-associated protein is translated as MINSFRLLGHSVLEKAGYYNMSIEADKRKLLLDNLSKVPRAKTDKNEKALLGGRAICLNFDLEKGVFEFRLSEIELSRDHRESIFAFGLANPGDSKKFLMTNNLGTFISATFQGSIEYIKDKKSKKKSSKWFENNISNEYLLLLAKIFDEFYQNEEGISLDENKLEPAQRKVFGEIFGSEQSKCKPGKNPNTEDIYYRLLNKIFYNRESKSLDKFSSIYIVTFNGETILEYENGKYAADYINLCYYDLVKRFSIERGKGQKYCHICQSEKEIIQDIPLLMKFYGTTNPLNFENVSNTNAYKSFSICEDCLIEVLTGMKTVESDLRDYLFDMTVYLIPKDVGDNIDISLYKKIIEILKTTKRNYKDDINKLKAILKASNKKKLTFDIMFYYHPLGSQQFDILRLISNVELLSLLDKLAKFDSISEKYDLDLLEHKTGNNSLTLEDMRNYLFPSWYSEPKNPDYKVLGRKLVEFLDRFLCDRKSSYNELISNFVAIYKKRMHRDKMDNLSPFKMVLGLAVFNEINQIREGEAMKPGNAVTEINQEEYTDFFNTHAEIYGDNYYRQGLFLLGTIISRIKYAQRDKKSNILRKMNLTGMNVRRVPNFFNQVREFAEIYKKDLKYLRQDIWGNITDRLQNIENSGLKNDEVVFYILTGLSYQDYLGIKYGKEKREKGENKTREEEDES
- a CDS encoding CRISPR-associated endonuclease Cas6; the protein is MIKLEFTTVGFNVSDLPKLRGFFSRHFSENIEFHNHLPDGSFSYKYPVIQYRVIKGHPALIGIKEGIELIKSLFFELDELIINERKYQLPEKEIMLKEQELGECEEFISYRFASPWMALNQDNYILYREKNKVEQQQFLKLLLRENLKSLCKGFGYWIEDIENVKVEGYFKEKLVNFKNRKMVCFTGEFTTNFKIPQYLGIGKQSARGFGVVERVEEEG
- a CDS encoding OmpA family protein, which gives rise to MKKYLVFIIVFMLISSLSAATRYQMKKYPYYTSININLFRLAGNDAPGSIAKFNFGGRIGYNYTPNFALELSGNYGKTSPSDSETSGFTAWTSASILNADTEIINFDFAFRYNLLPNLGSNPFLKVGLGNMQWQVTNEDASEADDFNYDKKYNNLYAFAGIGLENRLSEHVSINLNYKRALIFGDTDNLLGDGESPDNITELGLELVIKFGRGVIEHVDLVNIDAVTFQFNSIKPTSSSKDVIKYVAEAMKKNPDLVLEIRGFTDNTGSDSVNLRMSKKRSMAVKQMLVDRGIAPTRLVTSAMGHQNPVATNSTPAGRALNRRVEFYELQK
- a CDS encoding Mut7-C RNAse domain-containing protein, producing the protein MTKETKLPRFLLRENLSKLARDLRLLGYDAAIYNQISFHNLCRIAARENRIILTRSIGESKQKTDNHIIRIRAVHVDQQLLEIRSILKFDPSIIFSRCSLCNKILYEIDKKKIINFVPEYVLTHNSRFMICRFCGHIYWEGDHHQAIIKRLKYLFEEGKL
- a CDS encoding ATP-binding cassette domain-containing protein; its protein translation is MEKNIIEVRNLVAKYGERTVLNDISVDIKAGEITVILGSSGCGKTTLLKNILRLYEPYSGSVKIFDQEITTMDEPEYNLILKKIGVLFQGGALLNSISVAENLAIPLEQHTKLPDVIKDRIINLKLELVNLAYAKYLKPSELSGGMKKRVALARAIALDPDLLFCDEPSAGLDPITSADLDRLILNLKEKLNMAIVIVTHELASIHRIADSIIFLHKGKMLYHGSLEAVEDANIPEITEFFETGKFH
- a CDS encoding MlaE family lipid ABC transporter permease subunit, producing the protein MIFEEPLNKETIHLIMQQLDKQNTKELKSFDFAQVERIDSSGVVFIEYLHSQFKNAEFINISSEIEFTLQAFKSDLDEEIVEPVQPGFFENTGDLIFKTLERSKEVMYLVSDILYWSVVGIFNHKGQRKDSVAQQMLLIGIDAIPIIGLLSFILGLILSLQSAAQLHQFGADIYLADLISVTMITEMGPMLTAIMVSGRSGSAIASEIATMTVTEEIDALKMMALNPIRFIVVPKFHAMTICMPLLVTLSMFVGVLGGAIIGTYYLNIAPGLFWSRVFAISSLRDFSIAIGKSIVFSWVIVIIGVYYGLNVKGGAEGVGKVTTASVVASIFWIIVLDAINSLIFYY